A segment of the Carassius auratus strain Wakin unplaced genomic scaffold, ASM336829v1 scaf_tig00018938, whole genome shotgun sequence genome:
caatggaggaacagaaagctcttattaatgacataatttacattttttgggtgaactaaccctttaacttacATTGGAAAGATTTTCATGACCTCTCGCGATCTTGGAAAAAAAGTCTTGTGATTTATTTCCACAAGATGATGCATGATGGGACACACTAAGCCTTGAATATCGCTCTGGAGTGTGGATTTAGTGTGTATTAAGAGCACCGcttatttattaataagattctTTCTAATCAAGTATAGTCAATGTGAACCTAGCCAGTGTAGGAAGAAAGATGCCTATGCGGCAGAGGTGGACAGACCCCAGATGAGAAATCCGTCGACTTAACCAGCCACACCAAAGCTAACAAGAGCATAAAGAGACAGGGCAAGTGGAATTgagttcaaaataaaaaaaaatctgtcccaATCCCGTGATTAGTGATTTTTGGGATTGCCAAGTGATCACAGTTAAAGTGAGTTCTACAGATGTTTCTGTCAGTGGAGTGGTTAGTAGACATAAGTTGTAGTGAAAGCCACAGCATTTTGTGGATTGTTTTTGTGTAATGGGCCTCATTTTTCTCATGCCATgggtagaaaaaaaaactgcaatacgTCTCACATTTTTGCACTGGCTTCTTTAGCTCATCACTgaggacacattttttttttaagaaaatgacagAAGTGTTAAGAGTCCTAAAGAACTGGTTGTGGTTTGACGtcggtaataaaaacatcttcaaagtagtccatgtgacatcagagggtcagttagaatttgaagaaacatcaaaaatacatttgggtgcaaaaataacaaaaattactttattttgttGTGAGCATGTTCACAAAACTGCAGTTTAGTGATGtctggttcgcgaatgaatcattcgatttaaccgttttttcttgaaccagttcaccaaatcgaactgaatcatttgaaacgattcatgtctccaataagcattcattcacaaatgacttaagctgttaactttttaacgtGGCGATGTTTCtcgagtcgcaaagaggtccacctgagctttgccaaaaattctccatatctgcttcaccacctcgggctTAAgcttccattccccgggcctcgacCCCTGCCTCGACAGTTTGCCTGCTCCCACATTTAACTTCTCatgaatatacactgctctgaatGAGAGAAGTTTACCACAAGGATCTGAtgcaccagcttgtacaaggggcccAAATGCAGACCTCtgtggtggttgatataagagaccactgatgtgttgtcggtgtgcacccaaccagtgagggacgcatccgtcgctagtgttacacggcgacaaggagctcccagcaccggaccctgattcaagaaccaaagtttcttccacatgtctaaggcacggaggcaTTGCAGCATGACCTTGATAGTTTGAAGTGGATTGCCcttcggggaaaatcccttggtcttgagccaccactgtaggggtctcatgtacagcaggccaagaggtatcatgATGGActcagctgccatcagacccaacaatctctgaaattatttaaacagtgagtgactggccttctttgactttCTTGACTGacatgaggatcgactcgatacgagcaggggaaagacgtgcctgcatcgtgttcgaatcccacactacgcctagataggtggttctctgaactggagaaagtacacttttctggcgttcagtctcaaaccccaCTCCCCcatgtgagcgagaacgacatctcgatgtcgaaccgccatgtgctctgattgagctagaatcaaccaatcgttGATATCATTTCGattgcggggtgagagtgcaaggccgaatgaAAGAACTCGATATCGGTAGGTTTcgccccgaaagcgaacctcagaaacttcctgtatTGTGGAAGGATGGAGACATAATTACACTGATTATTCCtagaattaattattatatattcctaataattattattatatatatttatatattgcttgCATACACTATAAAAGAATCATCTCATTTCTCTTCAAAtactttttcaattatttttctatatttttttttcttgtgtttaaGTTTGAACTCCTCTAaacttttacacttttttatgcTTGTATATGCTTgaataatatcaataattaatttctgtagCTTGTGTGATTTTTCTATGTGGTGGATATCATCACTTTAAAACAGACCAGAGCTGATCGTATTCTTCTGGTGTGATTTGGTTTGTTTATCATGCATCTTAATTTAAGAATTTGAATCTCAAagtctgttttaaaaataatttaatagctTCTAGCTCTTTTTTTGTAGGAAGATGCTGATCATCTCTACTtcggggcggcagtggctcagtggttcatgtaggttgtctacaaaccggaaggttggtggttcaatccccggctccacctgaccaagtgttgaggtgtccCTGAgtaagacacctaaccccagctgctcctgacgagCTGGATCGAGCCTTGAATtcagacaccgcagtcggtgtgtgtgtgtgtgaatgggtgaatgtgaggcaacttgtaaagcgctttggatggccatgtggtctgttgaaagcgatatataaatgcagtccatttaccattttgtCATGAAGATATAAGTCAGGTGTCTCTTCAGGAATCATAATGCTGGACTGTGACTGACTCCACGAGGTAACCTCACATAAGTGTTACTTCATGGTTTCCTCATCAGGATCTGATCTGCGTGGCTCATATCTGCTGAAGGATGCTAAAGACACAAACATGTCCTCCAGCTCAGGAAACAGACATtactcaatgatgaactgtccACCATATGGTGGTTCATTTTGTTCATAACAATAACTGCATAATCAACCCGAatcctcaaaaataaatatgaataataaaataaaataaaataaatgaataaaataaataattaaaaaagcaaagtCAAATCAAATAAGCTGAATTGTTGCTAAACTCATGCAAAGAAAAAATActgatgtttttcattttatttttatttattaaatttaatactCACACTtcataactgcaaaaaaaatataaacaaaaatacatgaatGTAAAAAGCAgtatgtggatatatatatatatatatatatatatatatatatatatatatatataaacttctcCTGTCTTAATGGCAAAACACAAGCATTAATTTGTAACTATCAACAAAGGGCTAGTTACACTTTATCATTTTAtactatttattctttattttgaacaatttaaatgCTGTGATAACTTTAAGTTATGAATTGTGTTAAACAACAGTGCTCACTGGTAAAAGTGTTTTACTATATATTATTGATAGATTTGTTTGCTCTCATGCGTACAGATAATACAGTGTATATGTATCTCTAAAGTAACTGAATCAAGCACGTGTGTAAGCAGTTCACTCAGATTCATTTCTGAAGCAATGCAAGCGTCACTGTGTCTGCTGCTGTGAATCTCTTTTAGCCGTCTGTTGTCTTCACTGCACTCAGAGACCTTTAACAGATAAAACAGATACAAGATGATGCATTATGATGTGAATACTTCAGATCTTTGATTTGAGCTCTTTCTGACAATGATCTACAGTTTTGAGATCATAATGAACTTCAAAATTAACTTAATCACTTAAAGcagatttataatttaaaataaccaataTATTCCACAATCTCCGAATGTTACAGGGCCAACAGAACAGGAAACGTGCGGATCCAAATGCAACGCTTTATTAGACCACATGGTAATACAAGCTAAGATCAGACACTGGAAAACAGGAACAGAGGATACAAGACGAAGAGTAATGCATAGGCAAGCGTGGATCTGCGATCTGTGAACAATATCCAATTGGGTGGTCCATTGGGGTCATCCGTAAACAGGCGATGATCAATCAAGGGGAAGACAATCTCTAATAGGGGCAAGACTAGAGAAGTAAAACTAAGACAGACAGAAGGTTGAGGCACAGGACGAAACTAGAATGATTAAACTAAAGCTCAGACAAGAGATAACTAGAATAGTAGAACTAAGACTAGGAACTAAGAACTAAGTCAGGATCTAGAATGATAGAACTAAAGCTAAGAAACAGAATGAAACTCAGAAAGGTAAACGGCCCTGCAGAGTAGCTAATGCTCTCAAGCGCTAAACGCTAACAACACTCGGCCCAGATGAGCAAGAGAGTGAGCCTTTTGTAGAGCATGTGAATTGGCCTCAGATGTGCATCAGTGAGATGCATTGTGGGAGCTGTATTCCAGGGTGATCTGTGACAGTCTGTGTGGTGCAAGAGTCAATGTAAAGCACAGGCAAATTCAGGTGGTGATCGAACAGAAGACTACAAACCCGGTTCAAGTGCAAATCGTGAGTTTGCTGGCAGTTATTATAAAACTATTGTACCATTGTAACACaattattgtttcatttaattttttggttACCCTTCTTCCTCATAGGTTGAGCATAAATTGCATCACCAACTCCAGCATTAGCATCTGAAGAATACAAatcatcagtaataaaataatgataaaatataagATTTATGTATTTCCTCAATGAGCCACTTGACTTTAGGAGACATTCTGATCTGTAGCAAAAATGGTGCATGATGTTTAATACTAAAATAGACAGTACACcctccaaaattaaaatgttcataattttgcACACCTTTGTATTTGCATTTCTATTTTTGTTATGACTTCTGAGTATGTCCCATCATTTGACTCTGCCATGGAATCATctgcaaaaaacacaaaataaaaacattgattttgaCTGAAGACTCTATTGTCCAGTTGTAGGGAAGagttggaataattttttttttttttttttttttacctttatccACATATGACCATGAGACCTCTGTATATGTGACCTCCGAATATGACTCTGGATCATCTAAAATGAACATGTCAACATTAATGAATGATATTTACTGATAGTGAATGGTATGTGTTAAGAAGGTTTAAAACTCAACCTTTGTGCCTCTTTTTTACTTCAGTCATGTAGTCATAATCATGATCAGCATCTGCTGGACAACAAACATACATTTGAAGATGAAAGATGAAAAGTAAAACAGTcctgaaggtaaaaaaaataaaaatatatgaagcttaaagggatggttcaaaaatatattttgaaaaatattggaGTCCAAACTGAACCCAACTGAATTTCATTTGTTATatgatgtaatataatatatatatatatatatatatatatatatatatatatatatatatatatatatatatatatatatattgcccccaatttttattttatttatttattttttttgttccatAGATGTCAAAGTCAAATACATTTGAAACGACATAAGTAATTATGGGTAAGTTGAGATTCTGCAGATTGATTTGGGACTGATCTCTGGTTAATGTTACGTTGCTGATCTAGAATAGAAACAAAGAGCATTATGGTCACTCAATAGTATCTGCAGTGATTACACTGACTCTTTCTGCTGATATTTAGATCTTCTCATGAGCCTTTATTCATAAACGGTATCTTTCATGTGTTTCTGTTCAGTTGTATTAATCATGTCATGAACACCTTTGTTCTTCTTGTATctccacagcagcagcagagagatGAAGATCAACAAGAAAACACTCGATCCCACAACCACAGCAGTGaccagaagagaagatgaagagtCTGAGACTGGAGAACATGACAAACATGCAGAACTGTTCGTGAGTGCCATACTGTATGATATTATTATAGAGGTACATAAATCACTGATTATTCCCAGACCTCTGACTGAGATCCAGCTGTGGAGtgactctcctctctctgtttTACAGTAGTAGAAACCCTCATCTGACTCTGAGACATTCATGATGCTCATCTCTCCTGTCGTCTGACTCTGGACGAGGGATCCGTCTTTATAGAAATCAGCTCTGAGGATCGAGGAGTTTGTAGATCGATGTAAACAGTGTAGAGTCAGAGTATCTCCCTCAATCACAGGATCAACAGAACTCTCCAGAATCACATCACCgtctacacaacacacacaataaTGTGAGCTTACTGCAAATAGTAAGAATATATCAAAATACAGAGCTACACATGTTATGAACTGAATTGTACTTAATGCTTCCTGTGCTTTATGCACTAGTCCAACCCAAGCACAAAGATCCATCCCAAACCCTAACCACCGGTGtaaaaacactttattaaaatatactaaTCAGATTGTACAAATTCATCCAGCCAAAAACTGTCCATTTAACTGTCAAGAGACTGTCAGATGAATGTGGACAGGTTTAAACCCACTATAATAGATGAAACTCATCACATAGTTGTATAGCAGTGTCCGTCTGTGATTGGCTCTACAGAAAACATTTAGAGGAAAATGTATGTAGACTTTGTAATTATGAGATGAGAAAGTGTTTAACTGCTGCGATTAGAAACAGAACTCACCGTGTACAGTGATGTTGAGAGGATGACGtttctctccagattcagacTGACACCAGTAAACTCCAGAGTCAGATGTGCTGAGAGAGACGAGTCGACATGTAGATCCTGTTTGTTTTGAACAATCTTCtatgtttctgtctgtgtatctTCTCACTGTCCATCCAGCagagttcatctgatcctcacagctcagagagagagagtcagacgAGAAGTGTTGACTTCTGCTGGGACGGACCACCAGAGAGACCTGCGACCCCTGACCTGAGAAGAAGAAAACCACTCAGAATCAACAGCATGTTGTGTATTTGATAGTGCTTTAGATCTGATCTAGACTGAGAAATAGAGGGAAGTGTTTGGTGAAGCACAAATACAGATGAACACAATCATAAATGCTGTGCCACAGACTCACCAGTGATCCACAGTATCTGTGTGTTACTGTAGTTTGTGTAATAGGCTGGTcgtcctctctctgctctgcatgTATAAACTCCTGTGTGCTGTAGAGCAGCAGGACTGAGAGTGTAAGAGCCtccagctcctctgctgctgtctgacAGACGATCATCATCTCTGAACCAGCTGAACGTCCAGCCTGTAGAGGAGCCTGTAACctcacagatcagagtcactgagtCTCCTTCAGTCAGCCACGGCTGTGGAGACACTCGCACTGCTGCCTGAGCTTCAGCTGAACAAAACATGAGATGAGTTATATAGAGAGAAGCTGTTCACACTGATgataatgaacacacacaaactcacctgATACAGTCAGTGTAACAGCATCACTGCGCTGAGAGTGTTGTGTTCCCATCTCTCCTCTACAGATGTATTTACCGCTGTGAGAGTCTTTAACACTGCTGATGTTCAGCTCTTGTGTTGAGATTGAGTTATTTTGGTAGTTTGTTCCCTCTGTTTCCCATCTGTACGTCCACTCAGTGTCTCCT
Coding sequences within it:
- the LOC113076115 gene encoding basement membrane-specific heparan sulfate proteoglycan core protein-like — its product is MLQTFDRHTVNRDTLTIRGMIPSDQGQYWCRGQIRSVSSQSSSAVYLSTKDLKPKPELTSDPEGAALTGNTVTLICHMNPATGWDFYWYKHTLHSETKTQTNSYRVKIDSVSAGGQYWCRAGRGKPVYYTQYSDALWVNVTVSPKAVVTVRPDEQVFRGETVALRCDIKWGGDTEWTYRWETEGTNYQNNSISTQELNISSVKDSHSGKYICRGEMGTQHSQRSDAVTLTVSAEAQAAVRVSPQPWLTEGDSVTLICEVTGSSTGWTFSWFRDDDRLSDSSRGAGGSYTLSPAALQHTGVYTCRAERGRPAYYTNYSNTQILWITGQGSQVSLVVRPSRSQHFSSDSLSLSCEDQMNSAGWTVRRYTDRNIEDCSKQTGSTCRLVSLSTSDSGVYWCQSESGEKRHPLNITVHDGDVILESSVDPVIEGDTLTLHCLHRSTNSSILRADFYKDGSLVQSQTTGEMSIMNVSESDEGFYYCKTERGESLHSWISVRVSDSSSSLLVTAVVVGSSVFLLIFISLLLLWRYKKNKGL